The Selenomonas sp. AB3002 genome contains a region encoding:
- a CDS encoding nitrous oxide-stimulated promoter family protein, with protein sequence MSIFSRFLPKRKPPEIKNNIPKEKANIRKTFGIYCHKHHDTSGDKLCPKCTALLATVMTKMNRCPYGITKPICDRCDRPCFGTKQTHDFLTIMNSTSTSMFLRHPIMAFKHKLASMGVDYAKYQQQKKVDDKAKAKEKSKDKKEKK encoded by the coding sequence ATGAGCATTTTTTCCCGCTTCCTGCCGAAGCGCAAGCCCCCCGAGATAAAGAACAACATTCCGAAGGAAAAGGCCAATATCCGCAAGACCTTCGGCATCTATTGCCACAAGCACCACGACACCTCCGGCGACAAGCTGTGCCCCAAGTGCACGGCCCTGCTGGCCACGGTCATGACCAAGATGAACCGCTGCCCCTACGGCATCACCAAACCCATCTGCGACCGTTGCGACCGTCCCTGCTTCGGCACCAAGCAGACCCACGACTTCCTGACTATCATGAACTCCACCAGCACCAGCATGTTCCTGCGTCATCCCATCATGGCCTTCAAGCACAAGCTGGCCAGCATGGGGGTTGACTACGCCAAGTACCAGCAGCAGAAGAAAGTGGATGACAAGGCCAAGGCCAAAGAGAAGTCCAAGGATAAAAAGGAAAAGAAATAA